Proteins encoded in a region of the Paenibacillus wynnii genome:
- a CDS encoding ABC transporter substrate-binding protein yields MRTKLFSLCFVIILILSVSLTGCGSSNNNNATATEKPTANATTEPAAGDATTEPAAGGADISGKITFLTNRTDMIGKEYDEYVKRFNEKYPNIEVEFEASQTDYNQQAKVRMASGELPDVMFIPTIPNSDLPKYFASLDDLGLNDQVTFKDFKSQDGKLYGITSGNSTSGIVYNKKAFADAGITEVPKTWDEFLAACEKLKANGVVPLASNFKDKWPLNDWVYAVPRVIEGKADFPNEKLTTDTPFTMDNGYGKSLGLLRELNEKGYLEKDINSTNWEQSKKDIASGKFAMYFLGNWVINQVIGAGTTADNVGFFPLPYDNSGTPAAPLSPDFFYAVSKDSKNVDAAKAFVKWMITDSGYEDFAGFISPLKGKESSLAQLKEFQSTGVVLQEGTPDNAQVTEISNKAQLDLPAVVQEFVLAKDPQSVFDKWNKSWAKAKKDLGY; encoded by the coding sequence TCTGATTTTATCTGTATCGCTGACAGGATGCGGTTCGAGCAATAATAACAATGCTACAGCAACAGAGAAGCCGACAGCAAATGCAACAACTGAACCCGCAGCAGGCGATGCAACAACCGAACCTGCAGCAGGTGGAGCTGATATCAGCGGTAAAATCACCTTCCTGACAAACAGAACAGATATGATCGGTAAAGAGTATGACGAATATGTAAAGCGCTTTAATGAAAAGTATCCAAACATTGAAGTTGAATTTGAAGCTTCTCAAACCGACTATAACCAACAAGCAAAAGTTAGAATGGCCAGCGGTGAGCTTCCTGACGTAATGTTCATCCCTACCATCCCTAACTCTGATCTCCCAAAATACTTTGCATCCCTTGATGATCTGGGTCTGAACGATCAAGTTACTTTTAAAGACTTCAAATCCCAAGATGGTAAGCTTTATGGAATTACAAGTGGTAACTCCACATCAGGTATCGTCTACAACAAAAAGGCATTCGCTGATGCAGGAATTACTGAAGTTCCAAAAACTTGGGACGAGTTCCTCGCTGCCTGTGAAAAGCTGAAGGCAAATGGTGTTGTTCCATTGGCTTCAAACTTCAAGGATAAATGGCCCCTCAATGACTGGGTGTATGCTGTTCCCCGTGTAATTGAAGGCAAAGCAGATTTCCCGAACGAAAAGCTAACCACAGATACTCCCTTTACTATGGACAATGGATACGGAAAATCACTCGGTTTGTTGAGAGAGCTTAATGAAAAAGGATATCTGGAAAAGGATATTAACTCCACAAACTGGGAGCAGTCGAAAAAGGATATCGCTTCAGGCAAGTTCGCTATGTACTTCCTAGGCAACTGGGTTATCAATCAGGTTATTGGCGCCGGCACAACTGCTGATAATGTAGGGTTCTTCCCACTTCCTTATGACAATTCAGGCACACCAGCAGCACCACTTAGTCCTGACTTCTTCTATGCGGTTTCCAAAGATAGCAAAAATGTTGATGCTGCTAAAGCATTTGTTAAATGGATGATTACTGATTCCGGTTATGAAGATTTCGCAGGTTTTATTTCACCACTTAAAGGCAAAGAATCGTCATTGGCTCAACTTAAAGAATTCCAGTCAACAGGTGTTGTACTGCAAGAAGGCACTCCTGATAACGCTCAAGTTACAGAAATCAGCAATAAAGCCCAACTGGATCTGCCAGCTGTGGTTCAAGAGTTCGTACTTGCTAAAGACCCACAAAGTGTATTTGACAAATGGAACAAATCTTGGGCTAAAGCAAAAAAAGATCTGGGCTACTAA
- a CDS encoding carbohydrate ABC transporter permease encodes MFGTLSYSKQKNIIIVSFLLIPLILLGTFTFYPALKLIYYSFTNWDGYSPEKPWVGLANYREVFSTPDIFLVFKHNFAYFVMGIIQNIVAIYFAVVLNSKLRGKNAFRIMLFLPYIMNGVAVAFMFGYVFDTTNGSLNMLLNSIGLSSLAETSWLGTEGLVNYSLASTGFWRFMGYNMVIYIASLQAIPRDIYEAAKIDGAGTFQTLWRITLPNMKAVIQLNLFLTVTGALEVFDLPFVLTKGGPAGASQTYVMRVVDTAFAYNNYGLASAMSIILLFFVVFVLLIQQLVLNRGGDK; translated from the coding sequence ATGTTTGGAACACTTTCCTATAGTAAGCAGAAAAATATAATCATCGTTTCATTCTTGTTAATTCCACTGATCTTGCTAGGAACATTCACTTTTTATCCTGCTCTCAAACTGATCTATTATAGCTTTACTAACTGGGACGGTTATAGCCCCGAGAAACCATGGGTCGGTCTGGCCAATTACCGTGAGGTTTTCTCTACTCCGGATATCTTCTTAGTGTTTAAACATAACTTCGCGTATTTCGTAATGGGTATTATCCAGAATATTGTTGCCATTTATTTTGCGGTTGTTCTAAATAGCAAGCTTCGGGGTAAAAATGCATTTCGAATTATGCTGTTCCTCCCTTATATTATGAACGGTGTGGCCGTGGCCTTCATGTTCGGTTACGTCTTCGATACCACGAACGGTTCCTTGAATATGTTACTGAACAGCATTGGCCTTAGTAGTCTTGCCGAGACTAGCTGGCTAGGAACCGAAGGGCTCGTCAACTATTCACTTGCTTCTACTGGATTTTGGCGCTTTATGGGTTATAACATGGTTATTTATATCGCCTCTTTACAGGCTATTCCTAGAGATATTTATGAGGCTGCCAAAATTGACGGCGCCGGCACTTTTCAGACGCTTTGGAGAATTACACTCCCTAACATGAAAGCTGTTATACAGCTGAATTTATTCCTTACCGTTACCGGCGCATTAGAGGTATTCGACCTGCCATTCGTACTTACTAAAGGCGGTCCAGCGGGTGCCAGTCAAACTTATGTTATGCGCGTAGTGGATACGGCCTTTGCCTACAACAATTACGGTCTTGCTTCGGCCATGAGTATTATCTTGCTATTCTTTGTAGTGTTTGTACTGCTGATACAGCAGCTTGTTCTTAACCGGGGAGGAGATAAGTAG
- a CDS encoding carbohydrate ABC transporter permease has product MAHTKFRFIDFIKYFTLLIGVFVVLFPPYVVIVNAFKSTDEFNTTSSTALPKSFLNFDNFVAVFERGGLLSGFGNVLFIIIITLTLNILFGTMVAYVLGRFSFKMKPVVFGAYLVATIIPSITTQVATFGIIKDLGLYNTLGAPIVLYIGADVIQIILYMQFIRNIPFDLDENAMVEGASLFKIYRSIIFPLLTPATATLVILKTIGIYNDMYIPYLYMPKQSLGVVTTVLMRFQGVNSGEWNLICAAILIILLPTVILYIFLQRYIFEGVTSGAVK; this is encoded by the coding sequence ATGGCACATACAAAATTTCGCTTCATTGATTTCATTAAATACTTTACGCTGCTGATCGGCGTATTCGTAGTACTTTTCCCTCCCTATGTAGTGATAGTCAATGCGTTTAAGTCTACGGATGAGTTTAATACAACTAGTTCAACGGCACTTCCGAAAAGTTTTCTAAACTTTGACAACTTCGTTGCTGTGTTTGAGCGCGGAGGTTTACTCAGCGGATTTGGAAATGTATTATTCATTATCATAATTACATTGACCCTGAACATTCTCTTTGGGACAATGGTAGCGTACGTACTTGGCCGCTTCTCCTTCAAAATGAAGCCGGTTGTATTCGGTGCTTATCTAGTGGCTACGATTATACCGAGCATTACAACACAAGTAGCGACCTTCGGTATTATCAAGGATCTTGGTCTATACAACACTCTAGGTGCTCCTATCGTACTTTATATAGGTGCTGACGTTATCCAAATCATTCTATATATGCAATTTATTCGGAACATCCCTTTTGATCTCGATGAAAATGCGATGGTTGAAGGTGCTTCCCTATTTAAAATATACCGGTCGATCATCTTTCCTCTGCTGACACCGGCTACAGCTACTTTGGTTATACTGAAGACCATCGGTATTTACAATGACATGTACATCCCTTATCTTTATATGCCCAAACAAAGTCTGGGTGTAGTTACTACCGTTCTAATGCGTTTTCAGGGGGTCAATTCAGGGGAGTGGAATCTCATCTGTGCAGCCATTCTGATCATTCTATTGCCAACGGTAATCCTATACATCTTCCTCCAACGTTATATTTTTGAAGGCGTAACCAGCGGCGCAGTGAAGTAA
- a CDS encoding sensor histidine kinase, giving the protein MVSYIRRILRNIWLFLANLPMERKLIVVFVFLVSIPITYVSYLTSRSMVNSVLVNATEGASQMTSNASDTIDRYVADLKRYTALPLYNMDVQFYLEQKITDWDKNTKLNMFLSYLHHTKEEILAVYLVDRYGTVFHNRDPSINQLFPEEQQTEWKSLTEAAGVAPVIQGRHTIRVNSGEQRDVFSILRTVNSVNTLKKIGIIAFDVDINLFKGIIDPVNAVTQGNTLIVDNKGDLIYDGAVHGEQADKKLSLNTQQLLKKATQPEGHFQMDLEGQSFLVVYTISKQTGWTTLVAIPQDRILSPVQKNRNTLLFTTLIIVAFALFVATVISHALTKPLKSMVRLMKQVQHGNLDVWLHPKYNDEIGMLGSHFNRMIIRVKDLLQEVSVTEKRKQKADMRALQNQINPHFIYNTLESIRMLAESNDDPRVAKLTYLLGLQMRYSITRSDETVTVKHELEHVKNYFHLLQIRFPDKFKLEIEVPEVFLSLPIIKLVFQPIVENAVFHGLDQKEGPGTLMISAKFEGSHAVFCVEDNGVGMDENTLISLNNSLMDGATGEKFGIGLRNVNERIRLHYGSAFGLRVESELGIGTRVILRIEDPSTKASEE; this is encoded by the coding sequence ATGGTGTCATACATCCGGAGGATATTACGCAACATATGGTTATTCCTGGCCAACCTGCCTATGGAGCGGAAACTCATCGTCGTATTCGTATTTCTAGTCTCGATACCTATAACGTATGTGAGCTATCTGACTTCCCGCTCCATGGTTAACTCTGTTTTGGTTAATGCAACCGAGGGTGCTAGCCAAATGACTTCTAACGCCTCCGATACCATTGACCGTTATGTTGCCGACTTAAAGCGCTATACTGCTCTTCCGCTGTATAATATGGATGTCCAGTTCTATCTGGAGCAGAAGATTACAGACTGGGATAAGAACACTAAATTGAACATGTTCCTCAGCTATCTGCATCATACAAAGGAAGAAATTCTTGCCGTTTACCTAGTGGATAGATACGGAACTGTTTTTCATAATAGAGATCCTAGTATTAATCAATTGTTTCCAGAGGAACAACAAACGGAATGGAAAAGTCTAACTGAAGCTGCGGGAGTGGCCCCGGTCATTCAAGGCAGACACACCATCCGAGTAAACTCCGGTGAACAACGGGATGTATTCAGCATTCTCCGTACTGTAAATTCTGTGAACACCTTAAAGAAAATCGGCATTATCGCATTTGATGTGGACATTAATCTCTTCAAAGGGATTATTGATCCCGTCAACGCCGTTACTCAGGGAAATACGCTGATTGTAGATAACAAAGGTGATCTAATCTATGATGGTGCTGTCCATGGAGAACAAGCGGATAAGAAGCTGTCCCTTAACACGCAGCAACTGCTGAAGAAGGCAACCCAGCCAGAGGGACATTTTCAAATGGATCTGGAAGGCCAGTCGTTCTTGGTGGTATACACCATATCTAAGCAGACGGGTTGGACAACATTGGTTGCGATTCCTCAAGACCGTATCCTATCCCCTGTTCAGAAAAATCGGAATACGCTTCTTTTTACTACCCTAATCATTGTAGCTTTTGCACTCTTCGTTGCTACAGTAATTTCACATGCGTTGACCAAACCTCTGAAATCAATGGTCCGCCTAATGAAGCAAGTGCAGCATGGTAATCTTGATGTTTGGCTGCACCCTAAATATAACGATGAGATAGGGATGCTCGGCAGTCATTTTAACCGAATGATTATCAGAGTTAAAGATCTGCTGCAGGAAGTATCCGTTACCGAGAAACGCAAACAGAAAGCGGATATGCGGGCGCTTCAGAATCAGATTAATCCACATTTTATTTACAATACTTTAGAATCCATCCGTATGCTTGCGGAGAGCAATGATGATCCACGTGTAGCTAAGCTTACCTATCTGCTTGGGCTTCAGATGCGTTACAGCATTACCCGCAGTGACGAGACGGTTACGGTCAAACATGAATTAGAGCATGTGAAAAATTATTTTCATCTTCTGCAAATCCGTTTTCCGGATAAATTCAAGCTCGAGATTGAGGTTCCGGAAGTTTTCCTCAGTCTTCCTATTATTAAGCTGGTTTTTCAGCCTATTGTTGAGAATGCGGTCTTTCATGGGTTGGATCAAAAAGAAGGTCCCGGTACACTCATGATCTCCGCTAAATTTGAGGGTAGTCATGCTGTGTTTTGTGTGGAGGATAACGGTGTCGGAATGGATGAGAATACACTGATTTCTTTGAATAACAGCTTAATGGACGGTGCCACGGGAGAAAAATTCGGAATTGGACTAAGAAATGTGAATGAACGAATTCGACTGCATTACGGAAGTGCGTTTGGGCTCCGTGTGGAGAGCGAACTTGGCATAGGAACCCGTGTGATCTTGCGGATTGAAGACCCTTCGACTAAGGCCAGCGAAGAATAA
- a CDS encoding response regulator yields MLRIVIVDDEVLIREGLARMISKESDNFDIVGTYPDGRQVLDGLPELHFDVVITDIRMPQIDGLELIKRLKASHPHIRSILMSGFVEFNYAREAIRSSAVDYLLKPIDKEQLFELLYRLNVERKQQLEKEAGYRSGLLLSLLHIEEPSTILMTGLTLPQPYFTTFVLKESCQETVCFCADSLRQEKESLFDDIEVHKGLHVLIWYSERKLTSDEMKDIADLIMGEPPEHVQHLGSSCSYNDPSKLRQAYIEAKQACDAGIYSPKTFHYANIQEISKSGTVTTAPFSAFSESLIHDLQILNVSGVMESVHKIFSELRVQQAYSDQILHICHLIEETASKELQEFKAVYKRVITHIRLQENIQSCTSFKEMENLFTSVFSSALNEIRTGRLEMSGTAVETVKRWITANYNQHAELNHLANIVFLTPSYLSKLFKQETGMTLTDYIIEIRIRKAKQLLKNSPDLKVHEIGSEVGYPDPAYFNKLFKRVVGVTPNEYKRISI; encoded by the coding sequence TTGCTGCGAATTGTGATTGTAGATGACGAGGTCCTGATTCGTGAAGGTCTGGCCCGGATGATCAGTAAAGAAAGCGATAATTTTGATATAGTCGGAACGTATCCAGATGGAAGACAGGTACTTGATGGACTGCCAGAGCTCCACTTCGATGTCGTGATCACGGATATCCGCATGCCGCAAATTGACGGCCTGGAACTAATTAAACGGCTGAAAGCCAGCCACCCCCATATTCGTTCTATTTTGATGAGCGGATTTGTTGAGTTTAATTATGCCCGGGAAGCTATACGCAGTTCAGCTGTGGACTATTTACTAAAGCCTATCGATAAAGAGCAGCTGTTTGAATTGTTGTACCGGCTGAATGTAGAACGGAAGCAACAGTTAGAGAAAGAGGCGGGGTACCGATCCGGTCTGCTGCTGTCACTGCTTCATATCGAAGAACCTTCTACCATTCTAATGACCGGCCTTACCTTGCCCCAGCCTTATTTCACGACATTTGTTCTCAAGGAAAGCTGTCAAGAAACGGTCTGCTTTTGTGCAGACAGTCTGCGGCAAGAGAAGGAATCTCTATTCGACGATATAGAAGTTCATAAGGGCCTCCATGTCTTGATTTGGTATTCGGAACGGAAACTCACCTCTGACGAGATGAAGGATATTGCTGATCTAATTATGGGAGAACCCCCAGAGCATGTTCAGCACTTAGGTTCCAGTTGCTCCTATAATGATCCTTCGAAGCTTAGACAAGCCTATATAGAAGCCAAACAGGCATGTGATGCCGGTATATACAGCCCTAAGACTTTCCATTACGCGAATATCCAAGAGATTAGCAAGTCGGGGACTGTAACTACAGCTCCCTTTTCTGCTTTTAGTGAGTCTCTAATTCATGACCTGCAAATTCTGAATGTATCGGGAGTAATGGAATCTGTTCATAAAATATTTTCAGAGTTAAGAGTACAACAAGCTTATTCGGATCAAATTCTGCACATCTGTCATCTCATTGAGGAGACTGCAAGCAAGGAACTACAGGAGTTCAAGGCTGTTTATAAAAGGGTAATAACCCACATCCGGTTGCAGGAAAACATACAGTCGTGTACGAGCTTCAAGGAAATGGAGAACCTCTTCACCTCCGTTTTCTCGTCTGCATTGAATGAAATCCGAACGGGTCGCCTAGAAATGTCAGGTACCGCAGTAGAGACGGTGAAGCGCTGGATAACAGCCAACTATAATCAACACGCGGAGCTGAATCATCTGGCAAACATAGTATTCTTGACGCCGAGCTATTTGAGCAAACTATTCAAGCAGGAAACGGGAATGACCTTAACCGATTACATTATCGAAATCCGAATCCGCAAAGCCAAACAGCTGCTTAAAAACTCTCCTGATCTAAAGGTTCACGAAATTGGAAGCGAAGTCGGGTATCCCGATCCTGCTTATTTCAACAAACTCTTCAAGCGTGTAGTGGGTGTGACACCTAATGAATACAAGCGAATTTCTATCTAA
- a CDS encoding chromate transporter, which produces MENDPQTEVTPSIGKGKLAALIEVWGVSTKLGLTSFGGPIAHLGYFHDEYIRRRKWMDERSYADLVALCQFLPGPASSQVGIGIGVVRAGLLGGIVAWLGFTLPSVIALVAFAYLLQGFDIGHAGWIHGLKIVAVAIVAHAIWGMGQKLTPDRVRITLAVIAMAITLSWQTAYSQVIIILAAGCIGLGVYRKKAVEGTQSLPIKISRTFGVVCLTIFFALILLLPLLRQWGDSKGLSMIDSFYRSGSLVFGGGHVVLPLLQREVVPAGWVTQADFLAGYGATQAVPGPLFTFAGYLGAMAGGVPGAIIAILAIFLPAFLLVVGVLPFWNGLRNNPKIQGSLMGVNAAVVGILLAALYDPLWTTAILQPMDFVLAVLLFTMLVFWKLPPWIIVLAGAAGGWVIGLI; this is translated from the coding sequence ATGGAAAATGACCCGCAAACAGAAGTAACGCCGAGTATCGGTAAAGGGAAGTTAGCGGCACTTATCGAGGTATGGGGTGTATCGACAAAACTTGGATTAACTTCTTTCGGAGGACCGATTGCCCACCTTGGTTATTTCCATGACGAGTACATTCGGCGGCGTAAATGGATGGATGAACGAAGCTACGCTGATCTGGTTGCCCTCTGTCAGTTTCTTCCCGGTCCTGCTAGCAGTCAGGTTGGGATTGGTATTGGAGTCGTTAGAGCCGGACTGCTGGGCGGCATCGTTGCCTGGTTAGGCTTTACGTTACCTTCTGTCATAGCTTTGGTCGCTTTTGCTTATCTTCTTCAAGGCTTCGATATTGGACATGCCGGCTGGATTCATGGTTTGAAAATTGTAGCTGTAGCGATTGTAGCTCATGCCATCTGGGGCATGGGGCAGAAACTAACTCCGGACCGAGTTCGAATCACCCTAGCGGTTATCGCAATGGCAATCACTTTGTCGTGGCAAACGGCTTACAGTCAGGTCATTATTATTCTTGCCGCTGGATGTATTGGATTAGGGGTGTATCGTAAAAAAGCTGTGGAGGGTACGCAGAGCTTGCCCATTAAGATAAGTAGAACGTTTGGTGTGGTGTGCCTGACTATATTTTTCGCTCTAATTCTATTGCTGCCATTATTGAGACAGTGGGGGGACAGCAAAGGCCTGTCGATGATCGACAGCTTTTACCGTTCAGGGTCCCTGGTATTTGGCGGGGGGCACGTAGTGCTGCCGCTTCTGCAGCGGGAAGTGGTTCCTGCAGGCTGGGTAACACAGGCGGACTTTTTGGCTGGGTATGGAGCCACTCAAGCTGTCCCAGGTCCTCTTTTTACCTTTGCAGGTTATCTTGGAGCTATGGCGGGAGGCGTGCCCGGGGCAATCATTGCTATCTTAGCCATTTTCCTGCCGGCCTTTCTTCTAGTTGTTGGGGTGTTGCCTTTTTGGAACGGCTTAAGAAATAATCCGAAAATCCAAGGTTCATTGATGGGTGTAAATGCGGCTGTCGTTGGAATATTGCTGGCGGCTTTATACGATCCCCTTTGGACTACGGCCATTCTGCAACCTATGGATTTTGTCTTAGCTGTTTTATTATTTACCATGCTTGTATTTTGGAAGCTGCCCCCATGGATAATTGTTCTGGCAGGAGCTGCTGGAGGATGGGTAATTGGTCTTATTTGA
- a CDS encoding 3'-5' exonuclease: MDYIILDIEFNGRKFASDHPMEVIEIGAVRLDSSLQYKDEFSSLIKPIYFSTLNSFIKKKTGIPQEEIDVADRFPKVITDFREWLDLSTDGVLLLTWGGEDMKRIIQDVRIHKMDVSYWLAAPYFDLLKGVLRARGLSNDISVEGAMALFELDPSGSAHRALDDARMTSEIFRAVFNELDFERVQHYKDTFSNARERKTVKIAIKAITAQKIVPTWDLVAEHYFPEKTLADPRKLAELQDYFAAQVNKS, from the coding sequence GTGGATTATATTATTCTGGACATCGAATTCAACGGCCGTAAGTTTGCCAGCGACCACCCCATGGAGGTCATTGAGATTGGAGCCGTCCGGTTAGACTCTTCATTGCAGTATAAGGATGAATTCTCTTCCTTGATCAAACCCATATATTTCTCGACCCTGAATTCCTTTATTAAGAAAAAAACCGGTATTCCCCAAGAGGAGATCGACGTAGCCGATCGCTTCCCCAAGGTTATCACCGACTTTAGAGAATGGCTCGACCTAAGCACAGACGGAGTTCTGCTGCTTACATGGGGCGGCGAGGATATGAAGCGAATTATACAGGATGTCCGTATACACAAAATGGATGTTTCCTACTGGTTGGCAGCTCCGTACTTCGATCTGCTGAAGGGTGTTCTGCGGGCTCGCGGCCTTAGTAACGATATTAGTGTAGAGGGAGCTATGGCGCTGTTTGAGCTGGATCCTTCAGGCTCTGCACACCGGGCGCTAGATGATGCCCGTATGACCTCGGAGATCTTCCGGGCCGTCTTCAATGAACTGGACTTCGAACGGGTACAACATTACAAGGATACCTTCTCCAATGCCAGAGAACGCAAAACGGTAAAAATCGCCATCAAAGCGATCACCGCTCAAAAAATTGTCCCTACCTGGGATCTTGTGGCTGAGCATTATTTCCCGGAAAAGACATTAGCGGATCCCCGTAAGCTAGCAGAACTTCAGGATTACTTTGCAGCCCAAGTCAATAAGAGCTAA
- a CDS encoding MerR family transcriptional regulator, producing MGGGTTEYTVQKLGTLAGISTRTLRYYDEFGILKPARINSSGYRIYGQAEVDRLQQILFYRELGLSLESIKEIVTAPSFDGAKALQEHRDKLLEKRNQLNLLIANVEKTLASTEGRITMSDKERFEGFKQKLIDDNEEKYGLEIREKYGDSAVDQSNQKVKNMTEEQQADIQRLEEEMFESLVDAMEEGDPSSVLAQKAADLHRQWLSFYWGTYSKEAHAGVAQMYVDDERFTAYYDKRQPGLAAFLRDAVHQYTGTEK from the coding sequence CTGGGGGGTGGTACTACGGAATACACTGTGCAAAAGCTGGGAACGCTGGCAGGGATAAGCACTCGAACCCTACGTTACTACGATGAGTTTGGAATTCTTAAGCCGGCAAGAATCAACTCATCCGGTTACCGAATTTATGGGCAGGCCGAGGTAGACCGACTTCAGCAGATTCTTTTTTACCGTGAGCTTGGCTTAAGTCTGGAGAGCATCAAGGAGATTGTAACCGCACCTTCATTTGATGGGGCTAAAGCATTGCAGGAACACCGTGACAAGCTGTTGGAGAAAAGAAACCAACTAAACCTGTTAATCGCCAATGTCGAAAAGACACTGGCATCTACAGAAGGGAGAATAACAATGAGTGATAAAGAAAGATTCGAGGGTTTCAAGCAAAAGCTGATTGATGACAATGAGGAAAAGTATGGACTGGAAATACGGGAGAAATACGGTGATAGTGCGGTAGATCAATCGAACCAAAAAGTAAAAAACATGACGGAAGAGCAGCAAGCGGATATCCAAAGGTTGGAGGAGGAAATGTTCGAATCCTTGGTGGATGCTATGGAGGAAGGCGACCCTTCCAGTGTATTGGCACAAAAAGCAGCTGATCTGCACCGTCAGTGGTTATCCTTTTACTGGGGCACATATTCTAAGGAAGCTCATGCCGGGGTTGCCCAGATGTATGTAGACGATGAACGGTTCACCGCCTATTACGACAAACGCCAGCCCGGCCTTGCAGCTTTCCTCAGAGATGCTGTGCATCAGTATACGGGGACGGAGAAGTAA
- the rbsB gene encoding ribose ABC transporter substrate-binding protein RbsB has translation MKKMYASLTVIMAIVLVLAGCSTNSNKEAGANNKGDGTGKITIGLSVSTQNNPFFVTLKDGAEKAAKEAGATLVVVDAQDDTAKQISGIEDLIQKKVSVILINPTDSDAIVTAVESANKANIPVITVDRAANGGEVVTHIASDNVNGGKMAGEYILKALGDKGNLVELQGIAGTSAANDRGQGFHEAVDGKDGVKVIASQPADFDRAKGLSVMENILQGNKDIGAVFAHNDEMALGAVQAIQASGQKILVVGFDATDDAVKAVNDGQMAATVAQKPASIGETAVKTALQVLKGETVEKSIAVELELITKK, from the coding sequence ATGAAAAAAATGTATGCAAGTTTGACTGTAATCATGGCGATCGTATTGGTTCTGGCAGGCTGTTCTACCAATTCCAACAAAGAGGCTGGAGCTAATAATAAAGGAGACGGAACCGGGAAAATAACCATTGGTCTTTCGGTCTCTACACAAAACAATCCATTCTTCGTTACTCTGAAAGATGGAGCTGAAAAAGCAGCTAAAGAAGCAGGCGCAACCCTGGTAGTTGTAGATGCTCAAGATGACACAGCGAAACAAATTAGCGGGATTGAAGATTTGATTCAGAAAAAAGTAAGTGTCATTCTAATCAACCCAACAGACAGCGATGCTATAGTAACTGCAGTAGAGTCTGCTAACAAAGCTAATATCCCTGTAATTACAGTTGACCGTGCGGCAAACGGCGGCGAAGTGGTTACCCACATCGCTTCTGACAATGTGAACGGCGGTAAAATGGCGGGTGAATATATCCTGAAAGCACTTGGTGACAAAGGCAACCTGGTTGAACTTCAAGGTATTGCCGGTACTTCAGCGGCCAATGACCGTGGTCAAGGCTTCCATGAGGCTGTAGACGGAAAAGACGGAGTTAAAGTGATTGCTTCCCAACCTGCAGATTTTGACCGTGCAAAAGGACTTTCGGTAATGGAAAACATCCTGCAAGGCAACAAAGATATCGGCGCAGTATTCGCTCATAATGATGAAATGGCCCTGGGTGCGGTTCAAGCCATTCAAGCTTCTGGTCAAAAAATCCTGGTTGTAGGTTTTGATGCTACCGACGATGCTGTAAAAGCTGTAAATGACGGCCAAATGGCTGCAACCGTAGCTCAAAAGCCAGCTTCTATCGGCGAAACTGCTGTTAAAACAGCTTTGCAAGTATTAAAAGGTGAGACTGTAGAAAAAAGTATCGCGGTGGAACTGGAATTGATCACAAAAAAATAA